The genomic interval TTGTGCAATCTGAATAGTAGATTCATAACTAGTTCTTCTGATGTTAAGTATAAAGTTAACTACTACTTTTCTACTGATGATGATCATAACAgggcaaaataataataatcttacCAGGAGTTCCACCAAACTTAAATTTGCCTTTGTAGGCCTCATGTGAAGGCTGAGGTTGCTTTGATGGACTGCCCATGGCGACCGTAGAGAAATGTTAGCGAGCTTGTCACCACATAAGgaggaaaaaatgtctttggtTCGACAAGTGTTTGCTGATGTCAGATTGTGGCCTGTGGCGTTCCCGTCCGACGTACAACCTTCGGTTTTTGGCTCCTGAGGGAACATTAGAGTTTTACCTTGAACATGTGGCTGAATACTCTGCATTCAACAAAATGGCATGTCCTCAGTTTGTCGCCTCACCTGATCATTGCAGCTCTTgccctttttcttcttctttttactcTTGCACTGACTGTTTTCCTCAGAGTGCGGCCAGCAGTCCACACAGCTGTCTGTCCCGTCCTCCTCTTTGTCTTCGACACAGTGGTGGACGTTTGGGTAATCCCCTTCAGAGGATAAGTAAGAGCAGACTGTGAGATCAGAGGGACAACATTTCGCATACAGGGTAAAATATCTGTGATgaatatctgtgtgtgtttaaccTGGACCTGCTTCGTGGTTGCACATGCCCTCAGAGCAGGCGACGTCGGAGCCTTCTCGTGATCCCATCTCGCTGCCCTCCATACTTGACGAGTAGCCGCAGTCGCTGCCATTACTGTTGTGGGACAAATCTGAGGACAATGTTGTGTCCCGAATGATTATACCTCGCTTGGTGTTATCTGAGCAGTTACAGGAGGCGTTTCTGCTGGTGGTCACTGTCTCTTCACACCcagcctcttcctcttcctcatcgtGGCTACCACAGGCCTTACAGCTGCCCTCAACTGAGTCAAAGGAACCCTgtgacaccaaaacaaaaacattgaaatgcAGAACTGTCGGTTTATATTAAAGCCCATCAGCGCTGTGTGAACTCAGAATTTTCACCTCATCCAGGATTTTCTCCTTGTTCTCTGCCTCCTGTTCAGACATATCAAAACCACACTTGTTTTTGCGTCGGTTTTTCCGTTTCTGTCTCTTCTTCTCCAGTTTCAGTTCTTTGGCTCTCTCCTCCTCTGACAGTTCCTCCACAAACTGCTCGAGCCGACTGATGCCCTGCATCTTCTCCACTGCCATCTGGAGGTCAGAAAAACACTCGGTTAAACGCAGAGCGGCAAAACTCTGCGGCGTCCGCAGAAGTGAGCGAGGAATACCTCAAAGCTTTTCCGTAGTGCATCGATACCCAGATGGAACAATATCTGCCACGTCTGTTCCTCAGCTCGTAGTTTCTGCCAGAGTCTGTGCAGCCGCTCGTAGAGATGAATGCCCAGACAGGTCAGAACTTCCTCTTGTGCAATATCAATCGTTTTCGCGTGTCTCTCTCTGCGCCTTGGGGGGGGAAAACAGCACAAGCCAAAACAATATATATCAGCTAATTTCCTGAAACTCCTGAATACTTTAGTCCTGACAGGATTAAAGTATATCACACCTTTTACTTACTCATAATTAGGGGTGTAAACAAATAATCCATCAATTTCCAATTAATGCTGCATTAGTCtaaaattagttccaattgATTAACACTTAgaccttcttttagtgttgtagtttggccgccaccCAGGAGAGGGCGTCGCTGGTCATCCTTAAGTGGAGCCAGTTGATACAAAACCAAAGATAAGTTGGTTGCataaaaaatccaataaaaaacaaaagaagaagaagaagaaaatcaaagatGGCGGAGCCATATCGGAACGAGAAAGGAGAAGCGGTCCAAACAAAATCTCAACCAAAAGTTATTGATGTGCTATGAAGGCAAGGATTTGAAGACAGAAGCGgagagaaaaatgcagaaaaattgtaacatgatggcaaaaagaaaagttgatttttaagGCTGCCGTGAGTTAACGCACTTCAAAGCATTCTTTGAAGAACAACTACAGATGGTGCTTCTGTGGGAACATCTCTGCGTTCATAGAAAATTAAgtgtttcacacattttatacttttcatcttttatttttctatctagCAACCTAAGAGCTacctgttttgttatattttatatatttaaggtTGATAACGTGTGAGAACcacaattttcagttttttcagccagtatttaatacagctggcacaaaataatgataaaattgtatgatttttaaatgattttaatttagattattATGAGAAATGTTGCCGTCTACATAAAGGAAAGAAGGTTGGAGCTCTTGATACAAGAGAAactcaaggttttaaaaaaaaaaaaggtcacctaatgattaatgattaatttgatCGACAAATTAATCATTTGTCAATCAATAAGATCATCCAACTTTAGATTGACTCATAAATCGATAACTTGCATCCGCCAATCATACTGCATTCACCAAACGACAAACGCGAGCAGAACTCCAACTTACTCGTAGCCTCCTGAGAACTCAGGCTCTGCCCTGCCGAGTAAGTGAGCGATGAAGTCCGTTTCGCAGCACACGTGGATGTGCCGCTCATGGGGGCAACAACAGAGACCCTCATACAGAGCGGCGCAGTATCCCTTCTCCTCACTGGAGTCCACCTCTCCAACCAGGATGTTGTATGCTCTGATCACTTTATTCTTACAGTCTGTGCAAAACCTGTTGGAAGTCGAAGGCCAGTTGGTTTCTCTTCAATCACAAAACCACCGTTTTATGGCGGACGATTAAGTATTTGGTGAGTAAATGGTCTGGTAACGACGGAGTACCTGTGTTTCCGCAAGTACGTCTCCAGCGTCTCAAGTAGACAGGCACTGTCGATGAGGACCACCTCGTCCCTGCATTCTTGAGACATCAGCTCCCACACGTCCATCCAACTTCCCCTGCAGCATTTATAGCAGTGTTATAACATGTAATGCACAGCTCTGACAGCTACAAAGTAAAGTACACCCTCAGTATCCAAACCAAATATCTTAGCTGTTTGTTTTCGACTGAATTacctatttaaaataataagaaaaacaacatttttgtaaattgctAGACATAATTACCGCATtcttcataaaaacagaagtgaGTAAAACTTCTAAAACTAAAAACGTGACAATAAGAAGATTACTTACCCCAGGGGTTTAGGTTTGTGAGTGTCTAAGGAGTGCAACTGGCAGCGCTTATTCTTTTTACTCTTTGGAATGGCGTCAATCATGTCATTTAACTTTGgcctgcaaaagaaaaaaaaagagaaaatacaacCGTTATAGTAATAATTGAACTTTTTCTACATTCTTTCAATATATTTATGACTTCATTGACTTTCTATgcaaagcagaaacaaactggtacataattgtgaacctgaagtgaaaaaacatggttctctttatttaaatatgtggtAAGCATTTGTACTCAGTACTTCCTAGAATCACCTCATGTTGCAATGACAAACGCATCTCCGTTGGAATGCGTTTTTACCAGCTTTCCGACATCTTGTCGTCTTACACTTTCCTTGAAAACTAGCTCAATGCATTCACCAATCAAAGCTTAATGAAAGAGTGGCAATCCACCGTCTCAAGGAGACTCCATGGTCAAGTCAAAGAAAGTTAATTGGTTTGATGAGACCAAGATGGAGCTTTTTGGCCATCAAGAAAGACGCCATGTTTGGGATATACCAAACTCTGCAcatcacaacaaaaacaccatCCGCACTGAGAAACATGTTCAGCATCCAGCTCAAGCTACACAGAAATTGTTTGACGACAACAAAgttctggagtggcctagtcaaagcccagacctctGTCTGATAGAGAATTTGTGGTAGGACCTGAAAAGAGCTGTTCCCAGCTGATCCCCAGGTAACCTGACAAACTTTGAACAGTTTTGCAACAAAGAATGGACAACTGCAGCGTCCAGATGTGAAGCCTGATAAAGACTTACCCACATAGACTCCATGCAGCCACAGGTGCATTTGCTAAATACGGACTTGAATGGGGCGAATATTTATGCAATGACTTATGTTatgctaaacatttttatttgttattttgtagaaattagCTTTCACTATGGCATTCAaggatttttacaaaaaaaaaatttttttgccaaaaaagcCAAATATTGCTGCTCAGGATTGACTTATAGAGGTaataaaagggtaaaacatccaaggggGTGAAATAAGTTTTATAGACACTGTTCCTAAACACTTGTATCTGCAGCAAAAGGCAATTCTAtagttcttaaaaaaacaaaaaacaaacacttaagCAAGGCCCTGTAATATCAGACCTATGCTTTTTAAGTCTAAATATACATGTTTTCtaacagttattaaaaaataatcaatgtcatcacaataaaaataaaggggAGAACAGTGAACATTGTGTTTTCTGCTGTACTACaatcaatgtaaaaataaagagaaaagatttTTCCTCTCACCCATGGATGTAGAACAGGGTATAAAGCTTCTTCATGTCTGCCAAACAAGCCTTGGTGACAGTGAGCATGCCTTTGGGTTTCACTGTGAGGGGCTCCAGCGCTGGGTTCCCCGTCTCCACTGAGTGAGAAAAGAGGCGCTCCACACTTCGTCTACAGCCCACGCACGGCACCAGCTGGGATAGCGCGCTGTACACCTCGCTGGACGACACCATAAAGGCGATATTCAGGTCCTGCTGCTTCAGCTTGGAATAATactatggaaaaaataaaatgataccATGATCTATTTGTCCCCCACACTAAATCCTAGGGACGCAAAGATCCATTTTTCctcacttccgataccgatatctaAGGTCTACTATCGGCCAATTCAATACAAAAAACCCGTCGCTGAATTAACttataacttttcttttttctaaacatagacataaatgtactgaattgcAAATTGATAATTGTATGCAAGTGTTGTATGTAGTCTTACATACAACAATAGTTTCACAAACTTGGTCAAACAcggaaaaaacaacacaactttaatttgttcagtcagcgCAATTAGCAGGAAAACAGCCAAtgtacaataaataataaagaaactgacaaaaataaaaagctgactACCTTGATCAaacgtaaaaaataaactgaaacaaactttctttcaagTGGCTCAGAAGGTGCAAttagaaattataattataatgtaaaaataaaacatcactcAAAGCACAGAATTAGACTTAATAGAGCTGCCCATTGTCACCGATACCCGATCTAGAATTTTTAATAATCGGGACAGATACATACATTAGCATCAGTTGAGTGCATCTTTACTTAATACACACAAATAACATCCTTTAGGCTtagatttttgtgtgtgcatgtctgcCAGATTAGAAGAAATTCTGTGACACAGTGTGTGAAATTACCTCAGAAAATTGCTTCCAATGAGCAATGACTATGTCAGTGCCTTCGGCGTCCATGAAACTGTCAGGAAACTCCATCACCATCTGACAACcattaaaacacaacagataaTGACGCATCAGAAACTCCACGGTCACGATTCACTCATACTGACAGAGGCACAAGTAAATATTTGGTATTCAGATCAGCAGTTTAGTTTCAGACTGTTCGTACTCAGGGTACGGCTGTGTCTTTGTGAAGAAAACAATCCGATCTTGGCTTTCCGACGTCAACATCCTTTCAAGCACTGCCTGACcatgtgtaaaaaaatttttaaaaaaaaaagaataaaaaagaaaccgcaaaactgaaaccaaacccatttatttcagaaagtcaggaaaaaatattcatagCTGTGTTGGGCAGAAACAATGCTGATTCAGCTCCATTTCTGCATGTACTTTACAGGGTGACTCATAAGGATCCATCTTCCTAATTgctattttatgtgttttctgtgaTTATGAGGACCTACCGTGAGTGTGTCATTAATATACAGGGGAATCTGTCTCGCCAAAAACGGGTAATCCTCCTCGCCTTCCCTGCAAACTGCTACCAGCCGTGCCATGTCTTCTCTGCGCGGTAGATCAGCTCACCTGCAGGTCATACACACGTATAAAAGACAGAATGATGCGCAGGGAATGAGACAGAATGACTACATCAAACCCTGAGCACAAGCTCCACCAGGCTAATGCTACCCTACCTGCTGCAGATCATTGGGGGCTGACATAATCTTGGAACTAAGAATTTGTCTTTGGGGTTCTTAGTCACAGGAGtatgcattaaaatataaacaaaaatcacCAAACGTTACAAACTACTGTTATAGCCACTCCTAAAGTAGCTAGCATGGTTATCTTGACCCAGATTTGCCCTGCTAAGCTAGCGAACAACCTGGCAAAAGAAAGCTCTGGGGAATTTCTAAGTTTTTAgctttacaaaatgtatttctagCATTGTACAGCTTACAAAGCCGCGTTTGGAACGTTCACCTGCATCTGTTGCCTTTTAAACAATTACCTACTGATTTCCAAGTTAGCCTGCTAGCTAACTGCACTTCACAATACAACTTCCGAAATCAAATTTGCCGTTCGGTTGAATTTGGGCGCGTTGTTGTTTATCAAATGGTGTCCCTTCCGCGATCAAAGCTAGGTTGGAGTATTATTCCAGCATGACTTCGCCCTGTCGGTGGTAGCAAACCTGGCTAACCTGCTTGTTAACATCGCTGCTCCACACGGCTAGCGTTAGCGGGCTAATCTAAGCTAATAGAAAGTTGGAACTATGAGTAGCTACTTAGCGACAACCgtgagtttctttaaaaatatgccGACAATACTGACAACAGAATAGTGTCTTCGTAAAGAACAAATACGCATAGTTGAACTTTTTTAACAATTTCTACTTACCGTCGTCTGGAACTTATcttgaaaataaacaagtgCGACAGTTAGTGAGCCTGGTGCGGTGGCGGAATCTTCATTACTGATTTCACCTTTGCCCCCCCCACTCTTCCCATACACTTGTACGTAACACGAATGAAGTGGTACGCGCTGCCTCCAGGGGGCGCAGGTGAGCAGAAAAACACCGGCCCGTTGATCAAAGAACAACTTCGATTTAATTTGTTGCCGAATTTTATTGCAAGATGTATTTTGACATTGTTGTGATTCATAGCCCTCTACTGTTTTTGCCAGTAAAAATATCATATACTAAGCGCAGTATTTAAttgtatatatcaaaaatggccaataaaatgctaattataaATCTatgaaaaagcacaattttaacCTAAGATATTTTGTAGTTTCTCACCggacattttctacattttatcacattactaCCAAAATCTTCAGTTTAAGTTTTCAGGGCATTTTTCTTCCGGCTTGTGGTGCAGAGTagtggaaaatgtcaaaaatggaaggaaaatgatagtTTCCAAaaatttttagaaagaaaacatgataaGTGTTAACCACTCTATAttttgatacccctaaatagAGTGTTACCATTGCCTTCCGAAGCCAGCTAATAAGCAAATAGACTCCACCTGAACAAAATTTATGTTCAGTATAAATACagacatttgttaaaatattagtaaataaaCAGCTTTGCggagaccaaggaacacaccagACATGCAAATCTGTTttggagatgtttaaagctgGGTTAAGTATAAAAATATCCCAAACTTCAGTTATTGTTACATTTCAGGTTTATTTCGGTTCGTCCACAAAAGAACAGCAGCTATTTTTCTCACGAGGCTTTATTTTTGCAAGTCccccaaataaacaaacacaaaacatttaagacaaTATCACCATAAACaagcacaaatacaaaactaactCCATACAGACAACACTTTCTTCCATCGTCAATGTTTGCCATTGTTCTGAATTTCAGTGCGAGTAACTCGAGCTTCAAATAAActatgaaaaacaaacccaagCAAAATGGTGCGCATACAAACATTACCAGAATTTCATTGTAATTTCACAGATGTGCAAAACATATATAACAAGACAGTTCACAAGCATGTATGACAGTAAAACACACACTGAAAATGAGCTGCTACAGTTGAACGTGTCCACGACAGAGTTGGTCGCTCCGGTCATGACGTTGGAgagcagaaaaaacagaagctgaTTCCTGCTGACGGCCTGGATGAGGCAGAGTCTCTCCACTTCAACTCTGCTTCTGGAAACCGGAGAATCCGTCTTCTTCTCCAGAAAGTTCACGGACGACGGTAGGAAACGACAGGCGGACGCTCCTTTGGAGAACAGTATGACCATGTCGGCCAGACCTAGGcaagacatgaaaaacaacGACTGAGCGACGCTCCAGATGACGAAGGGCAAATTCGCCGAGCGGCGAGAGACCGGCTCCACGAGTGTCTGACATGCGAACAAAGCGCCGTACGACAGCAAACTTCCTAGGGAGAGGGTGAAAAGCATCTTGAGGCAATCTTTGACTTGATGTCTTTGTTGCATCACGTAGAGTCCTATCTGAACTCCTGCTAGATAGATGGCAACATAGCCGGGTATGGAGAATATGCCCTCCTTGTTAGCGTGCACAAAATCCTTTCCTCTGTCTTTATTGTGCATCAGGAAGGTCTTTAGTTCGGATGTTTCCAGGGCGAACTGATAACACCCACTGATCAGAATGGCAAAGAGCCACGACAGTCCAGCTGGTAAAACAACCAAGAGAACAGAAGCTAGAACTCTGACGATGGCCAGCgtgaagaagaagttccagtgGATGCCATATTCCGTCACGTGCTCGTGATAGCCCGTCATTTTGATGCTCACCAGCCGCCCCACACCGAGAGCAAGCAGAGGCCAGACAGACAGGATCTGCTTTGCAACATGGCTCATCTTGGATCCCGTGACTTCCCTCCTCCGTGCCTCAGGACTGACAAGtgcatttgcaaaaacaaacgCCCCGACTCCAAAGTCCATAACTCCTGTCCCGTAGGTCTCTGTCTTCGCATATCGCCTCGGAAAGACGCTGAAGTCAACGGCGAGGATGCTgatggctgttttcacgtttacaAATACTCTGAAGAGAGTCACAAAGGGgacctggtggaactgaacGCTGCACTGAAGAAAGTTGCTGACAATCTTTTGTGGCTGCAGAGCAGAGGATTGTAAGCTGGAACGATAGATGTAGCAGAGCACGcaagctaaaataaaagttagGCACACGATGACCTGCAGAAGAACATCGCTGAGAATTGTGCATGATAATACGAGGGGAAGGACGAGCAGAGAAAAATCAAGGAGTAGATGGGAAATCAGTGGAAGTGGTAGCGGTAGAGTCCCTTTGGCCTGGTAGTAGAGGACTAAGATGAACGCTCGGTGGATCAGACAAACTGGAGCGAGAAACGATCCAAGAATCACCTCTCCCAAACTGGTCCCGTTGAGATTACTCACAAACGCCTCCTTTACTTCCTTTTGATCCATAAcctgcaaacatttaaacacaagCAGTTTATATTACAGGACGCAAGGGGCAGTGTATCCAGAAAACATCCAGACTTTATTGAAACCGTCAAGGAACTATCCTTTCATGATCTTTCACTACACATCCCTCAGAGAACCTTAGATATAGTCAGAAAGGGATCCTGAAATATTATAGAAATTGATGCAGTACATGAAACCACACAGTGTCGCCTGCTAAGATGATCAGTTCATATCTTAATTTGCTGATTTAGACTTCTCTGTACACAAACCTTAGCTTTTTCGCTAAGAAACATACGCAAAGAGCAGTCAGTGCGTAAGTTTTCACGTTTAAAATAGGCGCAAATAGTGCTCTGCTCCCTAAAGCAGCGTCCTACATGCAAGCGACAACAGTCAACAAAATTATTAGTTTCATGGTTTTTTTTGGAAACGTCAGAAACAGCAAGGTGTCTATTAACCAGCACTTACCACGACTTCGTCTGTTAAAGACGGAAGATGAGTAAATACCTGTTTAacagcattattatttttgctggcTGTGCAGAACCTGTTCAGTGATGGCACGTTCACTCACTTCCGTGTTCGCGACCCGTGATGCATTCAAGAACACCGAGTTTTCTGGCACTTCTTGAAGTGTTAAATTTTTACTGCCGTAAAAGAAAGTTAAACGCATTTCCCTTCCTTacaatttcataaaatatacaaaaatttatattaaaactaaaataatactCTAAGCAACCTACTTGTACACAGTAAGTCCCGTGGAAGACTTTatatatggaaaataaaataaaaaaagtcacgCTGTGGAAGTTTAAAAGGCCTTCTTTGTatgctaaaattaaaatacagcTCCAAACTGAACCCGTATTCAATTAGAGGGATAATATATGTATGAAGTTGTACAGCATTCAGGTTTGATTTTGCTTCAAACGAGCAGTCCCTGAATGGCTGGGAAGAGGGCGGGAATGACGTGTGGTTCGGGAGTCTGGACTGGAAGGCAGCGGGACAACCAGTAGAAGTCGTCCTTGAGTTGTTGCTGACAGCAGAGGACGTTTTATCTATCATAGAGTAGTAACTCATTTGAATCAGAAATAAGGCccagaggttttattttctcgGTAGAGTTTTAGGCCAGATACAGGGAAAGGTGTCAAATAAATGCGTTCTTCCACCGACCGGCGGAACTTTGCTGTGGGACCCAGGAATGGAGGGGCAGCGGTAAGTTAGGACCCGAACACGAAGTTTTTCACCGGGAGTTTATTTAGATCTTTTTCTGAGTATATAAACTTATAATATGTTATGTTTAACCTAAACAACAGAAATCCGTACCTTCTCTTGCTTATGAACGCCAGACTTACAGTCAtaaagtttatctttttttatttaattgaaggACGTGTATACCTGTGACCAATCTGCGCCtgattaataatgaaaataaatgtacaatgCTTTACGTTGCAGCTCTAGCTGTCAAACAGTGTGTCACAGGAAATGTAAAGTTactttctttgtgttgttcACACTCACTACTAATTTATAATAGACATTTCAAACCTTATTATACATCCCATGTTATGTGTGCTGATAATTACAACCTGTTCTGTTTcctaaataaattacatcatGGCTCTAAAATGGCGGTATTATGGGATGTAGGCTACCTACTAGTGGATTAAGTGTCTCTGAACACCTTGAACAGGTGGCAGTCTTCAAGAAGGGCAGCAGGTTCAGGTCATATGGCAGGCGTCCATTAGTCAGGGCAAATTGTTTGTGACTGagtaaatgcattttttactggcctttttattctaaaaaaaaaaaaaagagaataagaGGTTACAGGGTGTGCAAATGTAGTAACCACATTGCATTAGAGATtcatgaatcaatcaatcacagcTTGGATTAAGCAGTgatcaaatgcagaaaaatacaaGTCTTATTTTCctgttaattaaattaaattcatccACACTCAGCGCTTCCACCATGTTTAGATTCTAAACATATCAGCGTCCACATgtacagtattttattattattattattatttatttattttttttacttaaaaatcaaataaaaggtAGGATGTTAAATTGCCTGAAATGCCTTTCTGACCTCTAGAGTATTTTACGTCTAGTTTTAAAATTAGATCCCactatttttgatatttaaaatggtttCTTTCTAGTTATTTTAGATATGATTAACTTTAGATTCAtcctgatgtaaaaaaaaagttctctttTAGAATAAAGCAAACAACAGCCCTGTTTCCTATACAGATTTCTGCAagaaaaagataattaaaatccaattaattgagtgttttaaaataactgataaaaagtcataaattaaCTGATAAAAAGTCCCCTAATATACTCTGAAATGCCtggattttaaaatggaaaatttaaagGAACCCTGAATAACCCTTAATATCATGAAGATGTCACGAGtcgttttgtttctgcagagaggtgtttgttttttaaatatgtccCTCATGTTGTGGGAATAACAAGCATAATATGTACAAAaccacatcatcatcatccatttGGCTTCAACTGCATCGAtccttttaacattttctcaccTAATCTTTCCACTCAGGTGAAGGGAGTCACCCAGAGAGTCCACTCACCTGACCAAAGCCGAAATGATCCGTTGGAGGATGACGTCCAGGCCTTTCTTATTGACGAGGACCAGCTGCACACTTTTGATGACCTCACCAAAGTGAACCCTGTGACTCCAGCAACAGGTACCAAGTGCAAAATGTCCAAATGCTCCAGCAGAATTCAAAACTTTGTCCTCGTCACGTCTTTCCGTTTAATGCTTAACAAGCATCGCGCCTTCTGCTAGTGCTAAAATGCCTGCAGGCCAGGTACAGTTTGAAGGTGTTTTACACCCACGCCGGCTGCACCTTGGTGGCTCTCAACCCTTTCCAGCCCATTCCAGACCTGTACTCTGTGGATGTGATGAAGGAGTATCACTACGCTACTCAGCCTCAGGTATTCACGTCATCGCTGCTAAAGCGCCATGCCGTCATCGACCTGTTGGCTCTTATTTAAATATGGACTTTCCGGGTTCTTTTTAATTCCAGGAGTTCAAACCTCACATCTTTATTGTGGCGGAGGAGGCTTACAGGAACGTTCAGGGTCAGCTGGAGCCAGTGAACCAGTCACTGGTTGTTAGCGGTGAGAGCGGAGCCGGGAAGGTAAATTCACAAATAACGCTAATGCTGTCATGTCAaacagatgtttaaaatatcagtttagcttttcctttttgattttattatagGTCTGTGGAGTTCCCCTGCTGTTgctcagattttttaaatatgtttttgagtCGCTGTTGGTCTGTCAATGATTCCCTTTGTTCTAGACATGGACGTCTCGCTGCCTGATGAAATACTACGCCACTGTGGCAGCCTCTGCCCAGGCCGTCAGCAGTCAGGACGCGGTGGAGAGGATCGAGAGGAGAGTGTTGGACTCCAATCCTCTGATGGAAGCTTTTGGTACGACAATAAACTATATGTATGTACACTCcctttacaaaagtattcatttgtTGCTCTTTCATAgctctaatttttaaaaaatgttgtcatgCTCccaccacaaactttaatgtattttattgagatgttGAGCATAAATGCAcagcacacttttcagaaaaaaaaaattaaaaaccctATTACAAATTTTTCATCCACTTCACAATAGTTCACTAAAGTGAGATTTACTGGTGTGACGAGTCATTCATCAGCGCTCTCTGTCTCCAGGCA from Xiphophorus maculatus strain JP 163 A chromosome 11, X_maculatus-5.0-male, whole genome shotgun sequence carries:
- the pigw gene encoding phosphatidylinositol-glycan biosynthesis class W protein, with product MDQKEVKEAFVSNLNGTSLGEVILGSFLAPVCLIHRAFILVLYYQAKGTLPLPLPLISHLLLDFSLLVLPLVLSCTILSDVLLQVIVCLTFILACVLCYIYRSSLQSSALQPQKIVSNFLQCSVQFHQVPFVTLFRVFVNVKTAISILAVDFSVFPRRYAKTETYGTGVMDFGVGAFVFANALVSPEARRREVTGSKMSHVAKQILSVWPLLALGVGRLVSIKMTGYHEHVTEYGIHWNFFFTLAIVRVLASVLLVVLPAGLSWLFAILISGCYQFALETSELKTFLMHNKDRGKDFVHANKEGIFSIPGYVAIYLAGVQIGLYVMQQRHQVKDCLKMLFTLSLGSLLSYGALFACQTLVEPVSRRSANLPFVIWSVAQSLFFMSCLGLADMVILFSKGASACRFLPSSVNFLEKKTDSPVSRSRVEVERLCLIQAVSRNQLLFFLLSNVMTGATNSVVDTFNCSSSFSVCVLLSYMLVNCLVIYVLHICEITMKFW
- the ggnbp2 gene encoding gametogenetin-binding protein 2 isoform X2; this translates as MARLVAVCREGEEDYPFLARQIPLYINDTLTMVMEFPDSFMDAEGTDIVIAHWKQFSEYYSKLKQQDLNIAFMVSSSEVYSALSQLVPCVGCRRSVERLFSHSVETGNPALEPLTVKPKGMLTVTKACLADMKKLYTLFYIHGPKLNDMIDAIPKSKKNKRCQLHSLDTHKPKPLGGSWMDVWELMSQECRDEVVLIDSACLLETLETYLRKHRFCTDCKNKVIRAYNILVGEVDSSEEKGYCAALYEGLCCCPHERHIHVCCETDFIAHLLGRAEPEFSGGYERRERHAKTIDIAQEEVLTCLGIHLYERLHRLWQKLRAEEQTWQILFHLGIDALRKSFEMAVEKMQGISRLEQFVEELSEEERAKELKLEKKRQKRKNRRKNKCGFDMSEQEAENKEKILDEGSFDSVEGSCKACGSHDEEEEEAGCEETVTTSRNASCNCSDNTKRGIIIRDTTLSSDLSHNSNGSDCGYSSSMEGSEMGSREGSDVACSEGMCNHEAGDYPNVHHCVEDKEEDGTDSCVDCWPHSEENSQCKSKKKKKKGKSCNDQEPKTEGCTSDGNATGHNLTSANTCRTKDIFSSLCGDKLANISLRSPWAVHQSNLSLHMRPTKANLSLVELLDDSEVTSDEESGLTEDEIQAFLEQNQSFYSNRHQYRQLLKEKFTNYCRATERSKRVCGKWFATTSVK
- the ggnbp2 gene encoding gametogenetin-binding protein 2 isoform X1, producing MARLVAVCREGEEDYPFLARQIPLYINDTLTMVMEFPDSFMDAEGTDIVIAHWKQFSEYYSKLKQQDLNIAFMVSSSEVYSALSQLVPCVGCRRSVERLFSHSVETGNPALEPLTVKPKGMLTVTKACLADMKKLYTLFYIHGPKLNDMIDAIPKSKKNKRCQLHSLDTHKPKPLGGSWMDVWELMSQECRDEVVLIDSACLLETLETYLRKHRFCTDCKNKVIRAYNILVGEVDSSEEKGYCAALYEGLCCCPHERHIHVCCETDFIAHLLGRAEPEFSGGYERRERHAKTIDIAQEEVLTCLGIHLYERLHRLWQKLRAEEQTWQILFHLGIDALRKSFEMAVEKMQGISRLEQFVEELSEEERAKELKLEKKRQKRKNRRKNKCGFDMSEQEAENKEKILDEGSFDSVEGSCKACGSHDEEEEEAGCEETVTTSRNASCNCSDNTKRGIIIRDTTLSSDLSHNSNGSDCGYSSSMEGSEMGSREGSDVACSEGMCNHEAGPGDYPNVHHCVEDKEEDGTDSCVDCWPHSEENSQCKSKKKKKKGKSCNDQEPKTEGCTSDGNATGHNLTSANTCRTKDIFSSLCGDKLANISLRSPWAVHQSNLSLHMRPTKANLSLVELLDDSEVTSDEESGLTEDEIQAFLEQNQSFYSNRHQYRQLLKEKFTNYCRATERSKRVCGKWFATTSVK